TAATATTTACTTACTCCTTTTCAACCATGCATCTGGTACCGGTTGCAGCTTGCTGCCATTTACGCTGTATCCAGCTTCAGCGTATAACCACCGCCGCCTTAATGGAATATTATATTCAGCTTACAGGGATGTCATCCATCTTTATAATCATCAATCTTCAACCGCTCGAAAAAATCTGTTTCTTCCATCTCCCTCACTTCTCCCGGTTGCATATCTCCCAGTTCAATCCCTTCTATAGATACCCTGATGAGTCGCTGGCAGCGATGGCTCACCGCTCCGACCATTTTTCGTACCTGGTGAAATTTCCCTTCTGTTAAAGTGATGAGCAGCCAGGTATGTGGCGCACTAACCGGTAGTTCGCGGGGATGCGCAAAGAGGTCTGGCGGCTTTGGCACAATCTCTACGCGGCAGGGAGTGGTGATATATTCCAGTTGTCCGGTTATAATAATAGGAACACCGGTTCTGAGGCGT
The Chitinophaga sp. MM2321 DNA segment above includes these coding regions:
- a CDS encoding pseudouridine synthase, translated to MVSQFISPDKVGLLGDLSFPFPEGTHAIGRLDNLSEGLLILTTNKKVTRLLFQGKVPHERTYLVRVKGVVTPATLQRLRTGVPIIITGQLEYITTPCRVEIVPKPPDLFAHPRELPVSAPHTWLLITLTEGKFHQVRKMVGAVSHRCQRLIRVSIEGIELGDMQPGEVREMEETDFFERLKIDDYKDG